A genomic region of Salinibacter pepae contains the following coding sequences:
- a CDS encoding 16S rRNA (guanine(527)-N(7))-methyltransferase RsmG, with protein sequence MENIAWNPFKSLTTEQQEQLDRFQEQLLRFNQRVNLISPETEDAFRTRHLLHCLTLTVRDFADGCTIVDWGTGGGLPAIPLAICYPEVTVVGVDSVGKKSRAVRTIARRLGLENCFTWNGRAEEWTGEAHYSVSRATAPLADLWAWHRRVAVSPDDTPSNDAWPPGLLALKGGDLSDEIAGLRAADPDVTIERHPLEKILGRNGFFGEKEIVGVRSAPSSSQR encoded by the coding sequence ATGGAGAACATTGCCTGGAACCCCTTCAAAAGCCTCACGACGGAGCAACAGGAGCAACTCGACCGCTTCCAGGAGCAGCTCCTTCGCTTCAATCAGCGCGTCAACCTCATCTCGCCGGAGACGGAAGACGCGTTTCGGACGCGGCACCTGCTGCACTGCCTGACGCTCACCGTCCGCGATTTTGCGGACGGCTGCACGATTGTCGACTGGGGAACGGGCGGCGGGTTGCCCGCGATTCCGCTCGCGATCTGCTACCCGGAGGTGACCGTCGTGGGCGTTGACTCGGTGGGGAAGAAGAGCCGGGCCGTGCGCACCATTGCGCGGCGGTTGGGGCTGGAGAATTGTTTCACGTGGAACGGGCGGGCGGAGGAGTGGACGGGCGAAGCCCACTACTCGGTCTCCCGCGCCACGGCCCCGCTGGCCGACCTCTGGGCATGGCACCGCCGCGTCGCCGTGTCGCCCGACGACACGCCGAGCAATGACGCGTGGCCGCCGGGTCTTCTCGCGCTCAAGGGCGGCGACCTGAGCGACGAGATTGCGGGCCTCCGTGCCGCAGATCCGGACGTGACGATCGAGCGGCACCCGCTGGAGAAGATTCTGGGACGGAACGGCTTCTTCGGGGAGAAAGAGATTGTGGGGGTGCGCAGCGCACCGTCCTCGTCGCAGCGTTAA
- a CDS encoding type II toxin-antitoxin system VapC family toxin — protein MRRGFDTGYFVKYATGELSEAHRQALRDLVGDEELGVANALVIYELRKLGYRGVFDEEDAEWLVNIVGDACEMDRVLSNSFLDEAARLSHGNNLSMADAMMLATALRHDADELYTTDSDLLAYEGPIEVVLV, from the coding sequence ATGCGACGCGGATTCGACACCGGATACTTCGTTAAGTACGCCACCGGGGAGCTCTCGGAGGCCCACCGTCAGGCCCTCCGAGATTTAGTTGGAGACGAAGAATTGGGCGTCGCCAACGCACTGGTAATTTACGAGCTGAGGAAGCTGGGCTACCGTGGCGTTTTTGACGAGGAAGATGCCGAGTGGCTCGTCAACATCGTCGGCGATGCGTGTGAGATGGATCGGGTCCTCTCAAACTCGTTTCTCGATGAGGCGGCGCGGCTCTCGCACGGCAACAACTTGTCGATGGCCGACGCGATGATGCTCGCTACGGCCCTTCGGCACGACGCGGACGAACTGTACACCACGGACAGCGATCTTCTCGCTTACGAGGGGCCCATTGAGGTTGTCCTGGTCTGA
- a CDS encoding alpha/beta hydrolase — protein MRRAMINTALGLAVGYAAIAGLAFAFQDQLLFQPSDRLRATPDDAGLDHETVRLDTEDGETLHGWWIPTPDVSRGTLLFFHGNAGNISGRLESVQQFHQLGLNVLIVDYRGYGQSTGAPSEEGIYRDAEACWRYLTETKDRAPQDVVIFGRSMGGGPATWLAAREKPGAVILESVFTNVPDVGAHHYSFFPVRALATNQFDNESRVSQIDAPKLFIHSRGDRVVPFKLGRQVFAAAAEPKQFLEIEGGHNDGFLVSADKYLRTIGNFLEENLDS, from the coding sequence ATGCGTCGCGCAATGATCAATACCGCCCTCGGGCTCGCCGTCGGCTACGCGGCGATCGCCGGTCTCGCGTTTGCCTTTCAAGATCAGCTCCTCTTTCAGCCGAGCGATCGCCTCCGCGCCACGCCGGACGACGCGGGCCTGGACCACGAGACGGTCCGCCTCGACACCGAAGACGGCGAGACGCTCCACGGCTGGTGGATCCCCACGCCCGATGTTTCACGTGGAACGTTGCTCTTTTTCCACGGCAACGCCGGAAATATTTCGGGGCGGCTGGAGAGCGTTCAGCAATTCCACCAGCTCGGCCTCAACGTGCTGATCGTCGATTACCGCGGGTACGGGCAGAGCACCGGCGCGCCGTCGGAGGAGGGCATCTACCGCGACGCAGAGGCCTGCTGGCGGTACCTGACAGAGACAAAAGACCGTGCGCCCCAGGACGTTGTGATCTTTGGGCGGTCGATGGGCGGCGGACCCGCGACGTGGCTCGCAGCACGGGAAAAACCCGGCGCGGTCATTCTGGAGTCGGTGTTTACCAATGTGCCCGACGTGGGCGCGCACCACTACTCCTTTTTCCCGGTCCGCGCCCTCGCCACGAATCAGTTCGACAACGAGTCGCGCGTATCACAGATCGACGCCCCGAAGCTCTTCATCCACAGCCGCGGGGACCGGGTCGTGCCCTTCAAGCTTGGGCGACAAGTGTTTGCGGCGGCTGCCGAGCCGAAGCAGTTCCTGGAGATCGAGGGCGGGCACAACGACGGGTTTCTCGTGTCCGCCGACAAATACCTCCGGACGATCGGCAACTTTCTGGAGGAGAATTTGGATTCGTGA
- a CDS encoding DUF2442 domain-containing protein, translated as MPEILRVTEMEQVGTYSLKVAFNDGTAKQETLRPLLWGKVFEPLRDPDRFSEVSLDETMATVAWPNGADLAPEALYNLEDEQAAA; from the coding sequence ATGCCTGAGATTTTGCGTGTGACCGAGATGGAGCAGGTGGGGACCTACTCGCTCAAGGTCGCCTTCAACGACGGAACCGCGAAACAGGAAACCCTTCGTCCCCTCCTCTGGGGGAAAGTGTTCGAGCCCCTCCGCGATCCGGATCGATTCAGCGAGGTGTCCCTCGACGAGACAATGGCGACCGTTGCCTGGCCCAACGGGGCCGACCTCGCGCCCGAGGCGCTGTACAACTTGGAGGACGAACAGGCGGCCGCTTAA